The genomic region ACGTGACTGCCGGTGAGAAAGGACGCGAGGACGAGGATTCGAGTCCGCGCGAGCGCGGACTAAAAAAAAGGGACGCGGTGACTTCGAGGGAGACAAACCACCAGTCCTGACACTCGTCCGTCGGTCTGACGGACGAGTTCGATTCATCGTCTGCAAGGATCTACAGGAAGCCGACGAAGAAATCGCAGCCTACGGCGATGGCAGTGTTATTCTCTGTACGGATGGCTACTCGATCTACGAAGATATCGAGGAAAAGGAGGGGGTGGACGGCCATCTGACCGTCACCCACTCCGATACCTACGTCATCGGTGACGCTCACACGAATACTTGTGAGAACCGGCATAGTTTCCTTCGCCAGTGGCTGGCGAACTTCAGAGGCGTCTCGAAGCATCATCTACAGAAATATCTCAACTTCCTTGCACTGAAGCTCAATTCACCCGAAGATTGGTTCGAGAAACTCCTATGTTACAATGTATCGGGATGAGCGATATGCTAAAACAAATATGCATATAACTCTCTCGCACATTATATAAGTGCGGGACCCATATTATTGAATAGGTACCAACGTCGCGTTTTTTCATCTCGCACGGGTACCCGAAACGCAACTATGTCAGGCCGTGTATACCGACTCCACTCGACACTAGAACTGCCACTCGAAGACGTCGAAGCGTTTCTAAACGGTGACCCGGACCTGCCCACCGAGATTGAATCAATTGAATTAACGCGTCGAAATAATACACTCATTCTGAAAGCCGTTGCTGCTGATGACAACCTCAGTAAGTACACACCAACTGCACAATTGAAAGCAAGTGTTACAGAAAATCGTGTGTATGAAGAAGAGCCACCCCGTGGCGGTAATCCACGGTGGACTGATGAAGAAGAAGAAGAAATTCCATCAGAGTTGGTTGAATTTGCTTGCTTCAAGGGTGACCGAGAGACAGTCCTTCAAAATACTGCACTCCAGTACCCGATGTTTCGCGTCTTCCGTCAGATTTCCCTTCTTGCAGAGAAGGGGACGCTTACTGCGATTACTGAGATAAATGAGGAACTTTCCGCTCATCGAATCGTTGAAGGTGAAGAGCGACCAGCGACGATCGAAGTCGTTGAAAACCCCTCACAGAATGAAAATGGATCTGGCGGTGTAGACTGGCGTGATAACAAGTTCATCAGTGATTAATTGATTATTGCAGGTCCCGACAACCATCGCTTCGTACTGAACCGTTAATTACCTGTCACAAAACCTACTATCATATCCTGAACTGGATGTGCTGAGGTAGGTTGAGGACAGTACCAACTCAGATGTATGCCTCTGACATTGCTAAACAATATTGTTATTCACTTATCTGGTATCATTAGTCGGTGAGTATTTTTCACTCGTCTACACAAGACAACGTATGTTCGAGCAGCGTGGTCAGAATAGACAGAATACAGCTCAGATCCCAGCAAAAACATCAGTGTCAGCTACACCACAAGAGTGTGCTGTGACTGCTGTGACTGCTGGTGTCAATGCGGCACATCCCGATCAAGTTCTCTCAGAAACACTCACACGCGAAGGCGATATACTCTCAATTGCTAATAACCAGTACGATCTATCTAAGTATGAGGAAGTGAGTATTATTGGTGGTGGTAATGCTGCTGGTCGTATTACACAATATCTAACGACAATCGTTGATGATCACCTCACCGGTGGAATTGTCATTACAGATGATCCTGTTGATGCTGATCCAGTCAATGTTGTTACCGGAACCCACCCGCTTCCAAGTCGTTCAAATATTACGGCTGCCGAGCAGATGCGCTCTTATGCCTGTGACTGCGGCGTAAATACTCTTTCTCTCGTTGTGATTACCGGGGGTGGAAGCGCGCTCTTATCAGCGCCAGCTGAAAACATCGATAAATCTGCATTACGGAGAGTAACACAGGAACTAATTCAGTGTGGAGCACCGATTGACCGTATTAACGCTGTTCGAAAACATATCTCAACAATTAAGGGAGGACAACTGGCACGAGCACTCACTCCAGCTCAGACAGTTGGTCTCATTTTCAGTGACGTTACATCAGGCAATCCAAGCGTTGTCGCTAGTGGACCACTGTCACCGGACTCAACAACATATGCAGACGCATTGATGACACTCCGTGAGTACGATGTCAATACGCCGGAGTCTGTTCGTATGCACCTGCAGCGCGGTGCCAACGGTGATATTGATGAGACGCCATCTGAACTGTCCTCATCAACATTTGATTCACCTACGACAATTGTCCTCGCAGACGGGATGACTGCGCTTGATGCTGCGGCGAATGCATGCTCGAATCTTGGCTATGAACCACTGATTCTCTCTTCATCCATTCGAGGGGAGGCACGCGAAGCAGCAAAGACACACGTCGCTATCGCGGAGGAAGTTCAGCGAAATAAGACTCCAATTGACCCTCCAGCGGCGATTCTGGCTGGTGGTGAGACAACTGTCACAGTAACAGGTGATGGCGTTGGTGGTCCAAATCAGGAGTTTGCACTCGCAGCAGCACTTGAACTCCCATCGAACACAGCATTGTGTGCGATTGATACTGACGGATTTGACGGCCCGACTGACGCCGCTGGCGCAACTGTCACAACCGCAACTGTCAATGATAATGAGGCATCAGCTGCTCGTGCAGCACTCAAAGCAAACGATGCATACTCATTCCTCGATGACAATGCTGCATTGATGCTGTCAACGGAGGGGGCGACTGGCACCAATGTCAATGACCTTCGTGTTCTTACTATCCTAACGGAAGATACTTAATAGATCTAATGAAATATAATTATACGTATGCCGGAGAGTTTCCCTGAATATCTCGATGTCGACTATACCGATGGTAACGAAGAGACATCAACCGACTATCCGACAATTGAATCAAAAATTGAAAAAGCAATTACGGTAACCAAGCGTGGTCTTGAACAATATGAAAATCCGGTTGTCATGTGGACCGGCGGAAAAGATTCGACACTGACACTATATTTCATCGAAGAGGTGGCTCGCCAGTATGATCTAGAAACACCATCAACGGTCTTTATCGACCATTTCCAACATTTTGATGAAATACATGATTTTGTTGATCGATGGGCAAATGAATGGGATCTTGATGTCATTTATGCTCGTAATAATGACATTGGTGAGTATGTTGATGAGCATGGGCTTGAACCAGGCGATGAAATCCCTGTTTCAGACCTTTCAGAACATAATCAACATCATGTGCGCGACCTCCTCGAATATGAGGAAGATACATTCCCATTTTTACTTGACACATATGTCGGTAATCACCTCCTGAAAACAGTGGCACTAAATGATACACTTGAGAGCTACGGTGTCGATGGAGTCATCTCTGGTGTTCGGTGGGATGAACAAGAAGCCCGTGCTAAAGAGACGTTCTTTTCGTCTCGACATGACCCGGATATTTATCCACCACATGACCGCATTCAACCGATTCTTCAGTTTGACGAGCGCGCTGTCTGGGAAACGTTTTGGAACTTCGTTGTCCCAGATACCGTCTCTGCGTATCCTGATGAAGGATATGTGCCAACAGGTGCTGATGACCTTCCAGATGGTGTGAGTATGAATGATGTCCCAGTTTCGCCTAAGTACTTTGCTGGATTCCGCTCACTTGGTAGTGAGGTCTCAACGGAGAAGACAACTGAAGAACCAGCGTGGCTGCAGGATGTCGAAAATACCACAGAACGGGCTGGTCGCGCACAAGATAAAGAAGATCTAATGGAACGGCTTCGCGATCTTGGCTATATGTAATCTTAGCTGGTTTCAAGTGTTACGCCCGATTTCTCAACGAGCGCGTTAATCCGAGCAAGGTGAGGTAGTTCATGTTAGCAGTTGTTGGCGGTATCATCAGTATTATTCAGTCTGAGAGAATAGGGACTCGGGATATTTGTGCCCGGTCAGTTCGGGACGTTCCCCGAGGAACACTCCCAAAGCGGGATTCGCCCGTACATGGGGTCGTCGCTCCCCGACGTGGAGAGCTACAACGACCTATTCCTCGTCCCGCATCCCAAACCGTCCGTGGCTGCTCGTTATCCGCCCTCGGGACGATCTGAACGCCCCGATATCCGGTTCCAGAACGGGATCCCGGCGCTGGCTCACGAGACGATCATGGGTCAGCCCGACGACGCTCGGAAACAGCAGCAGACCACGCGCTGGTACGTGACCGCCTACTTGCACGCCGATGACCGGACGCTCTACCCCTCGGCGAGGTCGTGCTTGACGGCCTCCAGTTCGGAGTACCCGAAGGCGAACAGCGTAGACACGTGCCCTGGTGGTGGAGCGTAGACGATGAAGCGCAGCTGCGCCACCGCTTGGAGAAGCTCATCGAGGGCGGCGACGTATATGAATTGGAGACTGCCGATCACGACGTGGTCGTCGGCTACGATGGCGACCGTCCAGTGGAGACCGCGATGTCCGGACTCACCCGCGTCGGGTATCACTCGATGCACGGCTTCGGAGAGATACGAGCGACACCACCGTCAAGAAACAGATAGAAAAGCCGAACTCAGAGCACTGACGAACGAACTATGACCGGCAAGGATTCCGCGGTGTCCTGGTCGGTCAGACTGAATAAAGTAGATCACATTGCCAATGACTGTTAGTGAACTGTTTGCATATGGGAAGATATTCGACACGGTGGCTTTTGATAGCGTGTTCTGATACTCGTATGTTTCTCTTTTCTGACTCGCTCACGTTGGTCATCACGTTGGTCACTTCTTGATGAGGGGGTATTTTAGGCTTGATTTCAAATATAATACTGTACGTACATTCGGGTAATACTGTAATAATCATATACAATATGACCTACTATCATCGAAATCCTATATTATGAACATATCAGCTGATAATCAACCTCAACAGACATCCAATCACTGGGTGAGTCTTTTCTCGGGTGGTAAAGACTCCTCATGGGCATTATATCGCGCGCTTGAGGATGGGCGTGATGTCACACATCTGCTTACCGTCCATCCGAGTGCAGATTCATATATGTATCACGTTCCTGAAACGAAACTTGCACAACTTGCAGCTAAAAGCGCTGGAATTGAACTGATAGAAATCAATCCAGATGATTTTGATGCATCAAATGCAGTCGATGCGGGCACGCAGGGTGATCGCGAGTTAGAGCCGCTTGAGAATGCGGTTGAAGCACTCGATAAGACGCTTACAGGAGGTATCACTGGTGTCACCGCCGGCGCGGTCGAGAGTGAATTTCAGACTGATCGAATCCGTGGAATGTGTAATCGACTTGATATTGAACTCTTCGCACCACTTTGGCAGCGCGACCCAATAACACTCGCTGAGAACATGATTGCTGCAGGGTTCGAGATTACCATTATTCAGGTCGCAGCGCGCGGTCTTGATTCCTCATGGCTCGGGCGTACTCTTGATACCGAGACATTGTCAGAACTTATTACGCTCAATGATCGTCATGGAGTACATATACTTGGTGAGGGTGGTGAGTTTGAGACGTTTGTAACTAATGGTCCGCATCTCTCTCGACCGATTGAACTTGAGTATACAACTATTTGGGAGGGAACACGTGGGTATATTGATGTGACCAATGCAACGCTTAGCTGAATATCATGTCTTTGTCTTCATTGTCGGATTTGTGAATATGACCCAACGAGTGTCTCAGTGAGATCAACCGCTTCAATGCTACTTTCTTCATCAATAACGCTATCACTGACCGTTGCAGCATCAATATTCGTGTTCTCAAAGACAACTGTCCGTTCAAGTTCAGAATCAACAACAGACGCTCCAGCCATCAGATGCACATTATTGCCAAGCGTTGAGTCCTCGACAGTTGCTGTATCATCAATAAATGTCTCTCCATCGAGATACCACGATACGGCATCAAGATAACTTTCTGGTGTTCCAATATCAAACCATGCACCATCGAATGTGAATGCATGCACGGACCCTCGATTTTGCAACCATTGCATTAACCAGCCAGGCTCATCAGGGTTATTTCCGTCTGCAAGATATGTTTCAAAATTGGGGAGTGTCTCTGCTGGGAACGCATAGCATGCAATCGAGACAAGCGTGCTTTGTGGATTATCTGGTTTTTCTTGGAAGTCAATCACCTGATCATCATCAAGCTGTACAAGTCCATATGATGACGCACGATCTTTCGACCCGACGTCATATGCAGCCAGACATGGTGTTTGTTTTGATTCAAAGAAGTCAACGAACTCACTAAGATCGAATGAAAGTAAATTATCACCAGCAACAACAACAAGATCATCTGAAACGTTCTCACGATCAATTAACTGCTCAAGCGCACCAACAACCCCGAATTTTTCATCCTCCTCGCTTGTATCTTCAACAGATAGCGTTGGTTTCTCGTATGATGATGATTCGATATATGACTCAAAATCATCAGCAAAACGTTCATTCGTACTGACAAATACTTCATCAACCCGGTTATCAGCCTCAAGATCCTGAAAAATAATATCAATAACAGTCCCATCACCGACTGGAAGAAACATCTTGGGTCTGTCTTTAGTTATTGGCCACATCCGTGTTGCGTATCCACCTGCGAGGACGACTGCTTTCATAGCCTAGGACTTTTTCTGGAGTGACAAGTATGTTTCCAAACAACATGAAACTACAGTGAATCGTCCTGAAATATATATTCTCCCGGAATTGCTATTGATATGAATGGGTCAAGATAATCCACCATCTAATGCAGAGTCGGCGCATTATTCAGGATCTAAGACGACCGCAGAATCACAGTCGATAACCGACAGTACAATAGACCGAAATGACAATACAACAATACGAACGGATGCGCAAACAACACGGGAGCATATCAGAGCCGAAATCCAGACAACACCGCAAACAGCCTCAGAACTGGCAACAATAGTCAATACTGCTCGCAGTGCTGTGTTTGGACATATTGACCATATCGCACAGAGTGTTAACGCGTCCCCTGATGAACAGTTCTTAGTTGCCCCTCCAACGTGTGAGCGCTGTGGTTTCGATCAGTTTGATGATCCGCTCAATAACCCATCACAGTGTCCAGACTGTCGTTCTGAACGACTATCAGAACCAGAGTTTATTATTAAACCATTGTGATAGACTGGTCTAACCATCACCGTTGGAGTCTACAATAACAACTGTTCCGTCCGTTACGCGAACATTAATGAGCGTTTTTACATCATGATCACTCTCATCAAGTTCGTTTGGACCAGCTTTTTTGATCACAGCAACGGTATCAACAACTTCTGCACCGATTTGATCAAGTGCATCAAGCACCGCCCGCATTGTTCCGCCTGTCGAAAGAACATCATCGAGAACAAGAACTCGCTCGCCGTCACGGACATCATTAATATACATTTCATTCTCAGCATAACCTGTTTGTTGACTAAGTGAGACTTCACCCTCTAGCCCATACTGACGTTTTCTGATGACGACAAGTGGAATATCTGTCATCAACGATACAGCCGTTGAGATGTGAATCCCCATCGCTGCTGGTGTTACAATTTTGTCAACATTGTCAACCTCTACCTTCCGAATAATCTTAATGACAATTTCACGGAGTAACTCCGGTCGTAATACCGGAACGCCATCACTAACTGGGTGCACAAAATATTCATAATCCCCTTTTTCAATAATCGGCGCCTCAAGCAGCGATTGCCGCAGCTGATCCATGCCGACGGTACTCTATGTCATATATAAAAGCTGACGATTCAAACTGTTGCAAGTGAGCCTATTTTCTCTCATTGCAAACTATCTAATTCTCTGTGATGAATCGAACCCATATTACAGTTTTGACCAAAATAACTACCAAATTATATTAATCAGGTTATGAGCATCCTCCGCTCGATAACTCTTATATCTTGTATCTGGGATTGTTTCCTGGATATACATGTATTAGAGAAATATATCGACTACTGAGTAGGATAATTCAACGAACCGGTGCTATTGACGTTGCAAGTGTTGTCCCTCGTCTATTGTTTGCCGACTTCCAGATAATCCGAATTGTTTGACCGTTCCATTCCTTTGTTATACTATATTGTGCCGTCTCTCCAACACTGAATCGATTATCTTTGCCAGCAACAGCATCAAACGATAATTGAGGCGTGAATTCGATGTCACCCGCCAGCATGAGTTGTTTCGGGTCAATTGCATCCCCGTTTGAATGCCTAATTGAAACAGTCGTGTCATCAATATATGTGAATGAGATAGTCGCCTGTGGGGTTGTGTCACCAAGTTGATCACCGAAGTTCAATACAAATCCACCAACGACAGTTGCAAGCAATACTGTAATTGCAATCATCAGGATAACGCCAATAACAGGCGATACACCTCGCTCATCTGATTGATAACCGTGCATAACTACCAGCTATCCTCTCGTTTTCGTATTTATTCTCTCTTGATTCGATTCACTCGACCACTGAGCGGCACTCGACACTATCTGAGTATATCATCCAGATACAATCGAACGGAAGACGTATTTGGATGCTTGAGCAATTGCCAACAACACATGAGCCGAGAGCACAATAACGTACAACCACCGGACATTCACGCCGGAGGTGGGTAATAATGGCGGGTAGCACCGCAAATGACGCATATTCTCGTCTGCTCGTCCCTGTCAGAGATTCCACAACGATTCGAAATACCGTCGCGTACGCGATTCGCGCCGCTGAGTCGGCAGCGGAAAAAACGGCTGCAAACCCAACCGTCCATTTCGTGTATCTCTCACGACAGCGAGCATTTGATAGCGACTCAATTAATAATATCTCTTCGGCTGATGAGTTTTTAGAGCGCGTATCTGTGTGGGCAACTGAAGATGTGAATGATATCCAATCAGAATCAATGGTAGAATCAGCAGGTTCTGAGGATCTTGATACTGCCGATGAGACTATTATAACAATTGAGACGACACTGCTTGGGACAGATCGATATCTGTTTAGTCCTACTGATTTTGCCGAAATTACTATTGATTACGCTGAAAAGCACAATCTTGATCGGATCATTGTCGATCCTGAATACCAACCTGGCGGAGGAGCACCAATGCTTCGGTCATATGAGACAGCGCTCACGCAGGCGGACTGTACCGTTGAGGAGGCTCCGGTTGAACGTCGAACGAGTCGATCGCGAATAGAAACACCCTCAACGCTGATGAAAGGCATTGCAACATTCGTTATCTGTAATGCGTTTTATCTCCTTATTGCTGGATCAATCACTCCATTTAATCTGTTAACTGGTGCAGTGACTGCACTTGCTGCGTCGATTGCTTTTTCCAATATTACATTCACTACCTCACCACGGCTTACAAAAACTGGTCTCCGCGTGCTCCGAATGGGCTTGTTTATCCCGTATCTTCTCTGGGAAATTGCAAAAGCGAACCTCGCAATTGCGTATATCATCCTCCATCCATCGCTTCCAATCGACCCAGAGATGCAACAGTTTCGCGCTGGCGTTCGGGGGGCAGTGTCAGTCATGACACTTGCAAATAGCATCACACTCACTCCTGGAACATTGACCGTTGATGTTGATGATGATGGGCTCTACATTCACACATTGACCGAAAGCGCACGTTCTGATCTTAGTGCTGGTGGTCTAGAACGGGCAGTCCGATTCGTTTTCTATGGACGGGCAGCCGCCCGATTCCCAGCACCGACAGAGCGTGATAGCATCCTTTCAATTACGACTGAGTCTGAGTCTGGTGAGCTCAGTACGGATGTCATCTCCGATCCCTCGTCATCACAGACGCCACAGGAGGCTGATTAATGACTGCATCGGTAATAGCGATTATACAGGTCAATATCGGTGCTAGTCTGACTGACCCAGTTGAAGCCATCTTAATTGGGGCTGCTATCATTCTCATTCTATCAGCAGTCATCGTCTCATATCGAATCGTGTTTGGTCCAACGATGCAGGATCGGGTGATTGCTGTAAACAGTGTTGGGACAACAACGGTAGTCGTCTTAGCACTCCTTGCGGCAGCACTTGACCGCCCTGGTTTTCTCGATATTGCCCTTGTATATGCAATGTTGAACTTCCTGATGAGTATCGCTATCTCGAAATTCACTGTTGAGCGTGGAGGTGTCATCTGAATGTCACCACTCGATATTATTGCAGTTGTGCTTATCCTCGCCGGGACATTCTTCGGTATTGTTGCCACCATTGGCGTCATTCGACTTCCTGACCTGTATACTCGCGCGCATGCTACCTCAAAGAGTGATACCCTTGGTATTGTGCTTACACTGAGCGGTGTTGCACTGGTATTCGGAACTGGCGTGACGACCGCGAAAACAGTCTTACTCGCGATATTTGTGTTTATTACAAACCCGACCGCTGCACATGCCATCACGCGTGCAGCATACGATCAGAATATCGCCCCATGGACGACAGACACGGAAATAAAACCTGATGGTGATGATCAATGACCCCAATTCAGTGGGGGATACTTGCATCGGTGCTTACACTTGCCGTCGTTGTTGCCGCTGCTGCGGTCCTTCTTTATGATGTTTTAAATGCAATTATTGCATTCGCCACATTCAGCTTTGGCGTTGCAATCACGTGGATTCTCTTTGCAGCGCCAGACGTTGCACTTACAGAAGCTGCGGTTGGTGCTGGCATTACGACAACACTACTTCTTGTGACGATTGCACGAACAGTTCGTCAAAGTGGTGACCGACTTCTTGAGAAAGTCGACCCGCGTGCGGCTCTCACAGCTATACTGTTTACTGGGCTCCTTGCAACAACGGTCGATAATCTTCCTGCAATAGGAAGCCCGCAATCACCAATCGCAACGTCACCAATCACATCATATTATATTGAGAACGCGTACCCGGAAACAGGGGTTGAAAATGCTGTTACCGCGGTATTAGCCGCATATCGTGGATTTGATACCCTTGGTGAGGCAACAGTCGTTATCGCTGCAGGATTAGCGGTCCTCGTCATTCTCCAACAGGAGGCATATGCATGAGTAACAACGCAGATACAGCAAGTGACACAGATACCCGCGCAGAAAGTATCAACAACCCAACATACGTCGAAAGTACAATCATTATGACGACGGTCAGATTGGTTGTCCCATTTATATTTACATTTGGGCTATTCGTGATGTTTCATGGTGCTGACTCCGCTGGTGGCGGCTTTCAAGGTGGTGTTATTGTCGCCTCAACGGTTCTACTTCTCGCATTCGCGTTTGGCATCGACGCAACACGACGGTGGATAGAAGGACCGCTTATCCGCACTGCAATCGCGACTGGTGGGGGATTATTCATTTTGATTGGACTTGGTGCCTTAATTAATGGTCAGTTTCTTGAATACGCTGCATACGACATTGGGACGACTGGAATAAAATACGGAATTGAGTTGGTTGAGCTTGGGATTGGTGCAATCGTCTCAGGCGTCCTCATCGGACTTTTCTTCACACTTGCTCGTGGGGATATGCTCACAGGAGGAGATATTGATCAGCGTTCACCACAGGAACAACATGGAAGTGATCGCTCATGACTCCAATTGAGTTATTCACCTCGCGATATAGTTATATTGTCT from Haloquadratum walsbyi C23 harbors:
- a CDS encoding sugar phosphate nucleotidyltransferase, coding for MKAVVLAGGYATRMWPITKDRPKMFLPVGDGTVIDIIFQDLEADNRVDEVFVSTNERFADDFESYIESSSYEKPTLSVEDTSEEDEKFGVVGALEQLIDRENVSDDLVVVAGDNLLSFDLSEFVDFFESKQTPCLAAYDVGSKDRASSYGLVQLDDDQVIDFQEKPDNPQSTLVSIACYAFPAETLPNFETYLADGNNPDEPGWLMQWLQNRGSVHAFTFDGAWFDIGTPESYLDAVSWYLDGETFIDDTATVEDSTLGNNVHLMAGASVVDSELERTVVFENTNIDAATVSDSVIDEESSIEAVDLTETLVGSYSQIRQ
- a CDS encoding phosphoadenosine phosphosulfate reductase family protein — its product is MPESFPEYLDVDYTDGNEETSTDYPTIESKIEKAITVTKRGLEQYENPVVMWTGGKDSTLTLYFIEEVARQYDLETPSTVFIDHFQHFDEIHDFVDRWANEWDLDVIYARNNDIGEYVDEHGLEPGDEIPVSDLSEHNQHHVRDLLEYEEDTFPFLLDTYVGNHLLKTVALNDTLESYGVDGVISGVRWDEQEARAKETFFSSRHDPDIYPPHDRIQPILQFDERAVWETFWNFVVPDTVSAYPDEGYVPTGADDLPDGVSMNDVPVSPKYFAGFRSLGSEVSTEKTTEEPAWLQDVENTTERAGRAQDKEDLMERLRDLGYM
- a CDS encoding diphthine--ammonia ligase — encoded protein: MNISADNQPQQTSNHWVSLFSGGKDSSWALYRALEDGRDVTHLLTVHPSADSYMYHVPETKLAQLAAKSAGIELIEINPDDFDASNAVDAGTQGDRELEPLENAVEALDKTLTGGITGVTAGAVESEFQTDRIRGMCNRLDIELFAPLWQRDPITLAENMIAAGFEITIIQVAARGLDSSWLGRTLDTETLSELITLNDRHGVHILGEGGEFETFVTNGPHLSRPIELEYTTIWEGTRGYIDVTNATLS
- the mnhG gene encoding monovalent cation/H(+) antiporter subunit G — its product is MSPLDIIAVVLILAGTFFGIVATIGVIRLPDLYTRAHATSKSDTLGIVLTLSGVALVFGTGVTTAKTVLLAIFVFITNPTAAHAITRAAYDQNIAPWTTDTEIKPDGDDQ
- a CDS encoding glycerate kinase type-2 family protein — translated: MFEQRGQNRQNTAQIPAKTSVSATPQECAVTAVTAGVNAAHPDQVLSETLTREGDILSIANNQYDLSKYEEVSIIGGGNAAGRITQYLTTIVDDHLTGGIVITDDPVDADPVNVVTGTHPLPSRSNITAAEQMRSYACDCGVNTLSLVVITGGGSALLSAPAENIDKSALRRVTQELIQCGAPIDRINAVRKHISTIKGGQLARALTPAQTVGLIFSDVTSGNPSVVASGPLSPDSTTYADALMTLREYDVNTPESVRMHLQRGANGDIDETPSELSSSTFDSPTTIVLADGMTALDAAANACSNLGYEPLILSSSIRGEAREAAKTHVAIAEEVQRNKTPIDPPAAILAGGETTVTVTGDGVGGPNQEFALAAALELPSNTALCAIDTDGFDGPTDAAGATVTTATVNDNEASAARAALKANDAYSFLDDNAALMLSTEGATGTNVNDLRVLTILTEDT
- a CDS encoding type IV pilin: MHGYQSDERGVSPVIGVILMIAITVLLATVVGGFVLNFGDQLGDTTPQATISFTYIDDTTVSIRHSNGDAIDPKQLMLAGDIEFTPQLSFDAVAGKDNRFSVGETAQYSITKEWNGQTIRIIWKSANNRRGTTLATSIAPVR
- a CDS encoding DUF4040 domain-containing protein, yielding MTPIQWGILASVLTLAVVVAAAAVLLYDVLNAIIAFATFSFGVAITWILFAAPDVALTEAAVGAGITTTLLLVTIARTVRQSGDRLLEKVDPRAALTAILFTGLLATTVDNLPAIGSPQSPIATSPITSYYIENAYPETGVENAVTAVLAAYRGFDTLGEATVVIAAGLAVLVILQQEAYA
- a CDS encoding monovalent cation/H+ antiporter subunit E; the encoded protein is MAGSTANDAYSRLLVPVRDSTTIRNTVAYAIRAAESAAEKTAANPTVHFVYLSRQRAFDSDSINNISSADEFLERVSVWATEDVNDIQSESMVESAGSEDLDTADETIITIETTLLGTDRYLFSPTDFAEITIDYAEKHNLDRIIVDPEYQPGGGAPMLRSYETALTQADCTVEEAPVERRTSRSRIETPSTLMKGIATFVICNAFYLLIAGSITPFNLLTGAVTALAASIAFSNITFTTSPRLTKTGLRVLRMGLFIPYLLWEIAKANLAIAYIILHPSLPIDPEMQQFRAGVRGAVSVMTLANSITLTPGTLTVDVDDDGLYIHTLTESARSDLSAGGLERAVRFVFYGRAAARFPAPTERDSILSITTESESGELSTDVISDPSSSQTPQEAD
- a CDS encoding monovalent cation/H+ antiporter complex subunit F — translated: MTASVIAIIQVNIGASLTDPVEAILIGAAIILILSAVIVSYRIVFGPTMQDRVIAVNSVGTTTVVVLALLAAALDRPGFLDIALVYAMLNFLMSIAISKFTVERGGVI
- a CDS encoding transcriptional regulator produces the protein MGQDNPPSNAESAHYSGSKTTAESQSITDSTIDRNDNTTIRTDAQTTREHIRAEIQTTPQTASELATIVNTARSAVFGHIDHIAQSVNASPDEQFLVAPPTCERCGFDQFDDPLNNPSQCPDCRSERLSEPEFIIKPL
- a CDS encoding Na(+)/H(+) antiporter subunit B, with the translated sequence MSNNADTASDTDTRAESINNPTYVESTIIMTTVRLVVPFIFTFGLFVMFHGADSAGGGFQGGVIVASTVLLLAFAFGIDATRRWIEGPLIRTAIATGGGLFILIGLGALINGQFLEYAAYDIGTTGIKYGIELVELGIGAIVSGVLIGLFFTLARGDMLTGGDIDQRSPQEQHGSDRS
- a CDS encoding IS1595-like element ISHwa30 family transposase (programmed frameshift) encodes the protein MDQESAQVFLPSRERCFERLRLARFGETVTCVHCESDAVVKRGTTGKDAQQYWCKNCETYFNDLTDTIFGQHRFELEELFYMVKEMRSETTAQIARDLDRDYEAVLDFVHEVQETSGNIGEFELSEVCEADEIYVTAGEKGREDEDSSPRERGPKKKGRGDFEGDKPPVLTLVRRSDGRVRFIVCKDLQEADEEIAAYGDGSVILCTDGYSIYEDIEEKEGVDGHLTVTHSDTYVIGDAHTNTCENRHSFLRQWLANFRGVSKHHLQKYLNFLALKLNSPEDWFEKLLCYNVSG
- the hpt gene encoding hypoxanthine/guanine phosphoribosyltransferase — encoded protein: MDQLRQSLLEAPIIEKGDYEYFVHPVSDGVPVLRPELLREIVIKIIRKVEVDNVDKIVTPAAMGIHISTAVSLMTDIPLVVIRKRQYGLEGEVSLSQQTGYAENEMYINDVRDGERVLVLDDVLSTGGTMRAVLDALDQIGAEVVDTVAVIKKAGPNELDESDHDVKTLINVRVTDGTVVIVDSNGDG
- a CDS encoding DUF7110 family protein, which translates into the protein MSGRVYRLHSTLELPLEDVEAFLNGDPDLPTEIESIELTRRNNTLILKAVAADDNLSKYTPTAQLKASVTENRVYEEEPPRGGNPRWTDEEEEEIPSELVEFACFKGDRETVLQNTALQYPMFRVFRQISLLAEKGTLTAITEINEELSAHRIVEGEERPATIEVVENPSQNENGSGGVDWRDNKFISD